One Serinus canaria isolate serCan28SL12 chromosome Z, serCan2020, whole genome shotgun sequence DNA window includes the following coding sequences:
- the LOC127059068 gene encoding post-GPI attachment to proteins factor 4-like — MFHQAWQFCGKWCHWSSPFIHLLTLTVVTFGVLAPLICHRLLHSYFYLQRWHLNPMSREFLEQNQQEGQDALHYFEKMQMPNTSEASSSDAFQPLLLITIITVQRQNDFHYVLQVASHFHRLLQKCGARCQSHRMLLCNVESDPSSHQDVRLLSSLFPTVSRDRTGENPDPGLNQFEKEKQDYIFCLEQSLLVYSPEYILLVEDDAVPEEEIFSVLQHLFSARFSKPYLRDALYFKLYHPERLQRYFNPEPMRVLEWLGLGMFLGPVLSCAYCRAVGRAGPGWCLVVFFALYSMALSELVGRHYGLKLRRLHPALYNVVPASECCTPAMLFSAASARRASGYLRGLRCCRGFAKDTALYSLLRGKGENAFVVEPNLVQHVGMYSSLRLNSDPKLL, encoded by the coding sequence ATGTTCCACCAAGCCTGGCAGTTCTGTGGGAAGTGGTGCCATTGGTCCAGCCCTTTCATCCACCTCCTCACCCTGACTGTGGTAACTTTTGGTGTGCTGGCCCCTTTGATCTGCCACCGGCTCCTGCACTCTTACTTCTACCTTCAGCGCTGGCACCTGAACCCCATGAGCCGGGAGTTCCTGGAGCAGAACCAGCAGGAGGGCCAGGATGCCCTCCATTATTTTGAGAAGATGCAGATGCCAAATACCTCCGAGGCCTCCAGCAGTGACGCCTTCCAGCCCTTGCTGCTGATCACCATTATCACTGTGCAGAGGCAGAATGATTTCCACTACGTCTTGCAAGTGGCCTCCCACTTCCACCGTCTCCTCCAGAAATGTGGGGCGCGTTGCCAGAGCCACCGCATGCTCCTCTGTAACGTGGAGTCAGACCCCAGCAGCCATCAGGATgtcaggctgctgagcagcctcttTCCTACGGTCAGTCGTGACAGAACTGGAGAGAATCCTGACCCTGGCCTGAACCAGTTcgagaaggagaagcaggacTACATCTTCTGCCTGGAGCAGTCACTGTTGGTGTACAGCCCAGAGTACATCCTCCTCGTGGAAGATGATGCCGTGCCAGAGGAGGAGatattttctgtcttgcagCACCTCTTCTCAGCCCGGTTCTCCAAGCCCTACCTCAGAGATGCTCTCTACTTCAAGCTGTACCATCCTGAGAGGCTCCAGCGCTACTTCAATCCCGAGCCCATGAGGGTCCTGGAATGGCTGGGCCTGGGCATGTTCCTGGGGCCGGTGCTGAGCTGTGCATACTGCCGGGCCGTGGGGCGGGCGGGCCCCGGCTGGTGCCTGGTGGTGTTCTTCGCCCTGTACAGCATGGCCCTGTCAGAGCTGGTGGGGCGGCACTACGGGCTCAAGCTGCGCCGCCTGCACCCTGCGCTCTACAACGTGGTGCCGGCCAGCGAGTGCTGCACACCGGCCATGCTCTTCTCCGCTGCCTCCGCCCGCCGGGCCTCGGGATACCTGCGGGGGCTGCGCTGCTGCCGAGGCTTCGCCAAGGACACCGCCCTCTACTCTCTGCTGCGGGGCAAGGGTGAGAATGCCTTCGTGGTGGAGCCCAACCTGGTGCAGCACGTGGGGATGTACTCTAGCCTCCGACTGAACAGCGacccaaaactgctgtga
- the LOC115485102 gene encoding 39S ribosomal protein L50, mitochondrial-like isoform X1, giving the protein MAAVRALWVAARRQPGLSPAGLRALWGGHSRKEEREVEADGAVPDKEERSEPSLIQPPPRRRSYIPPEDLQSCLESHVRKVFGPSVPEDWQQAPLQENRLKHRLLARLAAELGHAVPNSQLHRMRRAGDVLGFYRSPVRDSTKIYELAAAELPPNLKIIWQQ; this is encoded by the exons ATGGCGGCGGTGCGGGCGCTGTGGGTGGCGGCGCGGCGGCAGCCGGGGCTCAGCCCCGCggggctcagggctctgtggggcGGCCACAG caggaaggaggaaagagaagtggAAGCAGACGGAGCGGTTCCTGACAAGGAGGAGAGAAGCGAGCCCAGCCTGATccagcccccgccccgccgccggaGCTACATCCCGCCCGaggacctgcagagctgcctggaatCGCACGTCAGGAAAGTTTTCGGGCCCTCTGTTCCCGAGGACTGGCAGCAGGCTCCCCTGCAGGAGAACCGGCTGAAGCACCGCCTGCTGGCTCGGCTGGCGGCGGAGCTGGGACACGCCGTGCCCAACTCGCAGCTGCACCGCATGCGCCGCGCCGGGGATGTGCTGGGTTTCTATCGCTCCCCCGTGAGGGACAGCACCAAGATCTATGAACTTGCAGCCGCAGAGCTGCCCCCGAACCTGAAAATCATCTGGCAGCAGTGA
- the LOC115485102 gene encoding 39S ribosomal protein L50, mitochondrial-like isoform X2 — protein MAAVRALWVAARRQPGLSPAGLRALWGGHRKEEREVEADGAVPDKEERSEPSLIQPPPRRRSYIPPEDLQSCLESHVRKVFGPSVPEDWQQAPLQENRLKHRLLARLAAELGHAVPNSQLHRMRRAGDVLGFYRSPVRDSTKIYELAAAELPPNLKIIWQQ, from the exons ATGGCGGCGGTGCGGGCGCTGTGGGTGGCGGCGCGGCGGCAGCCGGGGCTCAGCCCCGCggggctcagggctctgtggggcGGCCACAG gaaggaggaaagagaagtggAAGCAGACGGAGCGGTTCCTGACAAGGAGGAGAGAAGCGAGCCCAGCCTGATccagcccccgccccgccgccggaGCTACATCCCGCCCGaggacctgcagagctgcctggaatCGCACGTCAGGAAAGTTTTCGGGCCCTCTGTTCCCGAGGACTGGCAGCAGGCTCCCCTGCAGGAGAACCGGCTGAAGCACCGCCTGCTGGCTCGGCTGGCGGCGGAGCTGGGACACGCCGTGCCCAACTCGCAGCTGCACCGCATGCGCCGCGCCGGGGATGTGCTGGGTTTCTATCGCTCCCCCGTGAGGGACAGCACCAAGATCTATGAACTTGCAGCCGCAGAGCTGCCCCCGAACCTGAAAATCATCTGGCAGCAGTGA